Proteins from one Legionella taurinensis genomic window:
- the rho gene encoding transcription termination factor Rho: MNLIELKQMPIGDLVTIAEEMGVENTSRMRKQDILFAILKAHASKGEDILGGGVMEVLPDGFGFLRSVDASYLAGPDDTYVSPSQIRRFGLRTGDTVYGKIRPPKDNERYFALLKVDQINFDSPDSTKRKISFENLTPLFASRRLVMEQGNGSTEDLTARVVDLCAPFGRGQRGLIVSPPKAGKTLMLQNLAHSIEKSYPDCYLIVLLIDERPEEVTEMQRSVKGEVVASTFDEPANRHVQVAEMVIEKAKRLVEHKRDVIILLDSITRLARAYNTVIPSSGKVLTGGVDANALQRPKRLYGAARNVEEGGSLTIIATALVDTGSKMDEVIYEEFKGTGNMEIHLSRNISERRVFPAININRSGTRREDLLLSPEDLHRTWILRKILQSMEECEAIEFLLERMKNHKTNAEFFEEMKR; encoded by the coding sequence ATGAATCTTATAGAACTTAAGCAAATGCCCATTGGTGACCTCGTTACTATCGCCGAGGAAATGGGGGTCGAAAACACGTCACGCATGCGCAAGCAGGATATTTTATTCGCTATCCTCAAAGCGCACGCCAGCAAAGGAGAAGATATCCTGGGCGGCGGTGTGATGGAGGTATTGCCCGATGGGTTTGGCTTCCTGCGTTCCGTCGATGCCTCTTATTTGGCCGGTCCTGACGACACCTACGTTTCCCCCAGTCAAATTCGACGTTTTGGCCTGCGTACAGGGGACACGGTGTACGGTAAAATTCGTCCTCCCAAAGACAATGAGCGCTACTTTGCTCTCTTGAAAGTTGACCAGATTAACTTTGACTCCCCTGATAGCACCAAACGTAAAATCTCCTTCGAAAACTTAACGCCTCTGTTTGCTTCCCGGCGATTGGTGATGGAGCAGGGCAATGGCAGTACAGAAGATTTAACGGCCCGGGTTGTGGATTTATGCGCTCCCTTTGGCCGCGGTCAGCGCGGTTTGATTGTGTCTCCCCCCAAAGCGGGTAAAACACTGATGCTGCAAAATCTTGCCCATTCGATTGAGAAAAGCTACCCCGATTGTTATCTGATTGTGTTGTTGATTGATGAGCGACCCGAAGAGGTGACCGAGATGCAGCGCTCTGTTAAGGGCGAAGTGGTTGCCAGCACATTCGATGAACCCGCTAACCGTCACGTCCAGGTGGCCGAAATGGTCATTGAAAAAGCCAAGCGTCTGGTCGAGCACAAGCGCGATGTCATCATTCTGCTGGACTCCATTACCCGTCTTGCGCGGGCCTACAACACCGTGATTCCTTCTTCCGGTAAGGTACTCACCGGGGGTGTGGATGCCAATGCCCTGCAGCGTCCCAAGCGCCTCTATGGTGCGGCCCGTAATGTGGAAGAAGGCGGCAGCCTGACCATCATTGCGACTGCCCTGGTTGATACAGGTTCCAAAATGGATGAAGTCATTTACGAAGAGTTCAAGGGAACCGGTAACATGGAAATCCACTTAAGCCGTAATATCTCTGAGCGTCGTGTATTCCCGGCCATCAACATTAATCGTTCCGGTACCCGCCGTGAAGATCTGCTCTTAAGTCCTGAAGATCTCCATCGTACCTGGATTCTGCGTAAGATTCTGCAATCCATGGAAGAGTGTGAAGCGATTGAATTCCTCCTTGAGCGCATGAAAAATCACAAGACCAATGCTGAGTTTTTTGAGGAAATGAAGCGTTAA
- the tatC gene encoding twin-arginine translocase subunit TatC, translating into MLLHLIELRHRALKTVIFFLVLFCFFFFYANALFHTLVTPLLKQLPANHTLIATRITSPVLTPVRLAADTALLVTAPFALSQLWLFIAPGLYRRERQSIVGALSLGLVLFMAGLLFCFYIVLPFMFQFFAQAVPDGVKLMPDMNDAIDFITRMLILFGFCFQVPLLCTTLVRLQWLDVATLRQVRPYIIVAAFTLGMLLTPPDVLSQVILAVPLCLLYEAGIWLAVWNKRLKPATLPQRSAEG; encoded by the coding sequence ATGCTTCTGCATTTAATCGAACTACGGCACAGGGCGCTGAAAACAGTGATTTTTTTTCTGGTGCTTTTTTGTTTTTTCTTTTTTTATGCCAATGCCCTGTTTCACACGTTGGTGACGCCCCTGCTTAAGCAATTGCCTGCAAACCATACGTTGATTGCCACCCGAATTACCTCACCAGTCCTCACCCCGGTCAGGCTTGCGGCTGATACCGCGCTGCTGGTCACCGCCCCCTTTGCCTTAAGCCAATTGTGGTTATTCATTGCCCCAGGCCTCTACCGACGTGAGCGCCAGTCCATCGTCGGCGCCTTGAGCTTAGGCCTGGTTTTGTTTATGGCAGGATTGCTTTTCTGCTTTTATATCGTCCTGCCCTTTATGTTTCAATTCTTTGCCCAGGCAGTTCCCGACGGCGTGAAACTTATGCCAGACATGAATGATGCCATTGATTTTATTACCCGCATGCTGATTCTTTTTGGCTTCTGCTTTCAAGTTCCTCTGCTGTGCACCACCCTGGTGCGCCTGCAATGGCTTGACGTGGCGACCTTAAGGCAGGTACGACCCTACATTATCGTGGCGGCCTTTACCCTCGGCATGTTGCTAACGCCGCCGGATGTCTTGTCGCAAGTCATCCTGGCCGTGCCTTTATGCCTTCTGTACGAAGCCGGGATTTGGCTAGCCGTCTGGAATAAACGCCTCAAGCCCGCGACACTGCCTCAACGCAGCGCAGAAGGTTAA
- a CDS encoding symmetrical bis(5'-nucleosyl)-tetraphosphatase, which translates to MPDYAIGDIQGCYEPLLRLLDHIQFNEHSDRLWFVGDLVNRGPQSLAVLRFVKNLPLTPYVTLGNHDLHLLSRLFTDSLRQNQDDTLDDILAAPDRDDLGHWLRHQSILHHEEALNVVMCHAGIAPVWDLTQAKQLAGELEQVLSGPDFREFLAHMYGNSPDHWSDELRGMERLRLITNYCTRMRFCDAEGRLLLHHKGPLASASVEMLPWFDVPSRRGVEADIVFGHWAALQGHSPNPRIHAIDTGCLWGGSLTALRLQDKQRFSVPGLNAA; encoded by the coding sequence GTGCCTGATTACGCGATAGGCGATATCCAGGGCTGTTATGAACCGTTACTTCGTTTACTGGACCACATTCAATTTAATGAGCATAGCGACAGGCTTTGGTTTGTCGGGGATCTGGTCAATCGCGGGCCGCAATCGCTTGCGGTATTGCGTTTTGTTAAAAACTTGCCGCTGACGCCTTATGTCACCCTGGGTAATCATGATTTGCATCTTCTGAGCCGATTATTTACCGATTCTCTCCGTCAAAACCAGGATGACACCCTGGACGACATCCTTGCCGCCCCCGATCGTGACGACTTGGGGCATTGGTTACGGCACCAGTCTATTCTCCATCACGAAGAGGCTTTAAATGTGGTGATGTGCCATGCCGGCATTGCGCCGGTCTGGGATTTAACCCAGGCGAAACAGCTTGCTGGTGAACTTGAGCAGGTGCTGTCTGGACCCGATTTCCGGGAATTCCTTGCCCACATGTATGGCAATAGTCCCGACCACTGGTCCGATGAACTCCGCGGCATGGAGCGACTGCGTCTGATTACCAATTATTGTACTCGCATGCGCTTTTGCGATGCTGAGGGGCGTTTGCTGCTGCATCATAAAGGCCCCCTGGCCTCGGCCTCGGTAGAGATGCTGCCCTGGTTTGATGTGCCGAGCCGGCGTGGGGTTGAGGCTGACATTGTCTTTGGTCATTGGGCGGCATTGCAGGGCCACTCGCCCAATCCCCGTATTCATGCCATCGACACCGGCTGCTTATGGGGGGGATCGTTAACTGCTCTCCGGTTACAGGATAAGCAACGGTTCAGTGTGCCCGGCTTAAATGCGGCCTAG
- the hspQ gene encoding heat shock protein HspQ, whose translation MIKNAKFNIGDRVWHQQLGYRAVIIDADPVFQASGRYNPQASKRAFATRNPWYRLLVDNCSQITYVEECHLTPDTIPLWIDNPNVGDYLIEKKNGYSSNSKRH comes from the coding sequence ATGATTAAAAATGCGAAATTTAATATAGGCGATCGGGTATGGCATCAGCAACTGGGATATCGTGCCGTGATCATTGACGCGGATCCTGTTTTTCAGGCCTCCGGACGTTACAATCCTCAGGCCAGTAAACGGGCTTTTGCAACCCGCAATCCCTGGTACCGGCTTTTAGTCGACAACTGCAGCCAGATTACCTATGTTGAAGAATGCCATCTAACGCCCGATACTATTCCGTTGTGGATAGACAATCCCAATGTAGGTGATTACCTCATTGAAAAAAAGAACGGTTACTCCAGTAATTCCAAGCGCCACTGA
- a CDS encoding NAD(P)H-flavin reductase — protein MSIKKTWAQVERVTPLTDSIIELTLSPQHFIDYQPGQYLKILCGEDALSFSIANAPLGSHKYELHIRHEQGNPYNQPLFAEIKREGRVQIALPYGDCFLNQLHPDRPVLFLAGGTGFAPVKAMIEQLLATGDARAFALYWGARSQSDLYMDDKVKQWQAHVSRFRYVTLLSGESRENVASVVQTDYPDTLLNHQIVIAGPFDMVYAIRDALVASGMPREQLFSDAFSFESEDN, from the coding sequence ATGAGCATTAAAAAGACCTGGGCGCAGGTGGAGCGCGTTACTCCCTTAACCGACAGTATTATTGAATTAACTCTTTCGCCGCAACACTTCATCGACTATCAACCCGGCCAGTATTTAAAAATTCTTTGTGGTGAAGACGCATTAAGTTTTTCCATTGCCAATGCCCCGCTGGGTTCGCATAAGTACGAATTGCACATACGCCATGAGCAGGGGAATCCCTACAATCAGCCGTTGTTTGCAGAAATAAAACGCGAAGGCCGTGTGCAGATAGCCTTGCCTTATGGCGATTGCTTTCTCAATCAGTTGCACCCGGATCGCCCTGTGCTATTCCTTGCTGGCGGCACGGGTTTTGCTCCCGTTAAGGCCATGATCGAACAATTACTGGCTACCGGCGATGCCCGGGCGTTTGCCCTCTATTGGGGCGCGCGCTCACAAAGCGATTTATACATGGATGATAAAGTGAAGCAGTGGCAGGCTCATGTCAGCCGCTTTCGCTACGTCACTTTGCTGTCAGGGGAGAGCCGCGAAAACGTAGCCTCCGTTGTGCAAACGGATTACCCTGACACCTTGCTGAACCACCAGATTGTTATCGCCGGACCGTTTGACATGGTGTATGCCATCCGCGATGCCCTGGTGGCCTCTGGCATGCCGCGTGAACAATTATTTTCAGATGCATTCAGTTTCGAATCGGAGGACAATTAA
- a CDS encoding C1 family peptidase, which yields MNVTPAIALTLLMSSSVMAQDIHIQGTFSKTIKAPIVQGKNSLQAPKIKTIKLLKVELSAHAQQILAARAAAAVNKTQQWTSPSSSKYPPQVELGMNDVPVLDQGFHGSCVTFASTAAVDAVLQKGDYVSQLCQLQLGNYLEKQGYALSGWDGSLGRFVLSQMDMFGIVPKEREAAQGCGGLHEYPLEGERPFDVMTPEEYREISLPMDERVAWSPVLDVMDAFDRFDTNQTLSQVKASLSAGDRVTFGVLLLDFDLGTMGAVGTRNSTNDSWVLTPQIARDVYQRPFFGGHEMVITGYDDNAVAIDDEGREHRGLLTLRNSWGDRLGDHGDFYMSYDYFKLLVIEAQRIRSLGETDEGGDESAQTH from the coding sequence ATGAACGTAACACCAGCAATCGCTTTAACCCTGCTCATGAGCAGCAGCGTCATGGCTCAGGACATTCACATCCAGGGAACTTTTTCCAAAACCATCAAGGCCCCCATCGTGCAGGGCAAAAACAGCCTGCAGGCGCCCAAGATTAAAACCATCAAATTACTCAAAGTCGAACTTTCAGCGCACGCACAGCAAATTCTGGCAGCCAGAGCGGCTGCAGCCGTGAACAAAACGCAACAATGGACGTCCCCCTCCAGCAGCAAGTACCCTCCCCAGGTGGAATTGGGCATGAATGACGTGCCGGTACTGGATCAGGGCTTCCATGGCTCCTGCGTGACCTTCGCGTCCACGGCGGCCGTGGATGCCGTGTTGCAAAAGGGCGACTACGTCAGCCAATTATGCCAATTGCAGTTAGGCAATTACCTGGAAAAACAAGGGTATGCCTTAAGCGGTTGGGACGGCTCACTGGGACGATTTGTTTTAAGCCAGATGGACATGTTTGGGATCGTGCCCAAAGAGCGTGAAGCGGCTCAGGGATGCGGTGGTTTGCACGAGTATCCGCTGGAAGGCGAAAGACCGTTTGACGTAATGACGCCTGAGGAATACCGTGAAATCAGCCTGCCCATGGACGAACGCGTAGCCTGGTCTCCTGTCCTGGATGTTATGGATGCCTTTGATCGTTTTGACACCAATCAAACCTTGTCGCAGGTGAAAGCCTCCCTGTCCGCGGGTGATCGGGTGACATTCGGTGTGTTGTTGCTTGATTTTGATCTCGGTACCATGGGGGCAGTCGGCACGCGCAATTCCACCAACGACAGCTGGGTACTGACACCGCAAATTGCCCGCGATGTTTACCAAAGACCCTTTTTTGGTGGACATGAAATGGTCATTACCGGCTATGATGACAATGCCGTTGCAATTGATGATGAAGGACGTGAGCATCGCGGTCTGTTAACCCTGCGTAATTCCTGGGGTGATCGTCTGGGAGATCATGGTGATTTTTACATGTCTTACGATTACTTCAAGCTGCTGGTTATCGAAGCCCAACGCATTCGCTCGCTGGGTGAAACCGATGAAGGCGGTGATGAGTCCGCTCAAACGCATTAA
- a CDS encoding TraI domain-containing protein: protein MFHRPGKKGKALQARPLKDMTRVLAAEVLLAEEKRVTLLNQIKDTLALDSTRFETLCQALMNHFVNHCQNLPETSNSYYSQPGGFLDHALNRTEAALNLFKQFILLDGAAELSEEQKLWQYTLFSAALLQGIGKLQIDLKVELFDNNGLFLKQWNPLLESLAAVGSHYVYEFLKESDVEFRRRLNLLLATRLMPATGFAWIASNPQVLAIWLALLNEDHYAAGTLGAILIRADAIAIQRYFNQLMARNYGSRGGNRYGRVSTFAGGVPESISNMEQQLGLEFIQWLTKSLESGRIMINKAPLLMVPGGLLMSPDIFKLFVREHPEFKNWQAIQNGFLSLGLHRAGPDGQVVSRFEQLNNQQMHSGIVFADYAIALPAEVSVHSLQSGKVSTLSATEFIHQAQVNHQFIGHASHAAIQALHHLNAEGRWQTVAPASAQAKPGVLNGA, encoded by the coding sequence TTGTTCCATCGTCCTGGCAAAAAAGGCAAGGCCTTGCAGGCTCGCCCGTTGAAAGATATGACTCGTGTTCTTGCTGCCGAAGTACTGCTGGCTGAAGAAAAAAGAGTCACGTTGCTCAATCAGATCAAAGACACGCTGGCCCTCGATTCCACCCGGTTTGAGACACTTTGCCAGGCGTTAATGAACCATTTTGTCAACCACTGTCAGAATTTGCCGGAAACGTCCAACAGTTATTATTCGCAGCCCGGGGGTTTTCTTGATCACGCCTTAAACCGAACTGAGGCAGCACTGAATTTGTTTAAGCAGTTTATTTTGCTGGACGGTGCTGCGGAATTGTCTGAAGAGCAGAAACTCTGGCAATACACCCTGTTTTCAGCCGCCCTTCTGCAGGGAATAGGTAAACTGCAAATCGATTTGAAAGTAGAACTGTTTGATAACAACGGCTTGTTTTTAAAACAATGGAATCCGCTGCTGGAGAGTCTGGCTGCTGTCGGAAGCCATTATGTCTATGAATTTTTGAAAGAATCCGATGTGGAGTTTCGGCGCCGACTCAATTTGCTGTTGGCAACTCGTCTAATGCCCGCCACCGGATTTGCCTGGATTGCTTCCAATCCCCAGGTGCTGGCCATCTGGCTTGCGTTATTGAACGAAGATCATTACGCCGCCGGAACCTTGGGCGCGATTCTCATTCGCGCTGATGCGATTGCCATTCAGCGTTATTTCAATCAGTTAATGGCTCGTAATTACGGTTCCCGAGGCGGCAACCGTTATGGCCGCGTCAGTACTTTTGCGGGCGGCGTGCCGGAATCCATCAGCAACATGGAACAGCAGCTTGGCCTGGAGTTTATCCAGTGGCTGACCAAATCGCTGGAAAGCGGGCGAATAATGATTAACAAGGCGCCCCTGTTGATGGTTCCCGGTGGTCTTTTAATGTCGCCGGACATCTTTAAATTGTTTGTGCGTGAGCATCCTGAGTTTAAAAACTGGCAGGCCATACAAAATGGATTTCTCTCTTTAGGCTTGCACAGGGCAGGTCCCGATGGCCAGGTGGTTTCACGTTTTGAACAATTGAATAACCAGCAGATGCACAGCGGTATCGTGTTTGCCGATTACGCCATTGCCCTGCCGGCGGAGGTGTCTGTTCATTCCCTGCAATCTGGAAAAGTAAGCACGCTTTCGGCCACCGAATTCATCCATCAGGCGCAAGTGAATCATCAGTTTATCGGCCACGCATCCCATGCTGCGATTCAGGCATTGCATCACCTCAATGCCGAAGGCCGTTGGCAGACGGTAGCGCCGGCTTCAGCCCAGGCGAAACCCGGAGTATTAAACGGTGCCTGA
- the ubiD gene encoding 4-hydroxy-3-polyprenylbenzoate decarboxylase, with protein MKYTDLRDFIDQLESRHLLQRIDYPVSPILEMTVISDRVLRKAGPALLFTSPKGAAMPVLTNLFGTPERVALGMGEESVRALRDVGVLLAALKEPEPPKGFKDAFSKLPLLKQALTMAPKYISQAPCQTHVFEGDEVDLSRLPVQTCWPGDAAPLITWGLVTTKGPHQARENMGIYRQQVIGKNKVIMRWLSHRGGALDYQAWQAAYPGERFPVAVTLGADPATLLAAVTPVPDTLSEYAFAGLLRGQRTQLTQCLGSDLHVPASAEIILEGYINPGEEAAEGPFGDHTGYYNEVDHFPVLTVERITHRPDPIYHSTYTGRPPDEPAILGVALNEVFIPLLQKQFPEIVDFYLPPEGCSYRLAVVTIKKQYPGHAKRIMMAVWSFLRQFMYTKFVIVCDDDINARQWEDVIWAMTTRVDPSRDTVLLDNTPIDYLDFASPVSGLGSKMGIDATHKWKGETQREWGKAIEMDDEIIQRVDGYWDSLGLSL; from the coding sequence ATGAAATATACTGATTTACGTGATTTTATCGACCAGCTTGAATCGCGTCATTTGCTGCAACGCATTGATTACCCGGTGTCGCCCATTCTCGAAATGACCGTCATCAGCGATCGGGTTTTACGCAAAGCCGGCCCGGCTTTATTATTCACCAGCCCCAAAGGGGCGGCCATGCCGGTATTGACCAATTTATTCGGTACCCCCGAGCGTGTGGCGCTGGGAATGGGAGAAGAATCGGTCCGTGCGTTGCGGGACGTGGGTGTCTTGCTGGCTGCGCTTAAGGAGCCCGAGCCGCCGAAAGGTTTTAAAGACGCATTCAGCAAATTGCCCTTGTTGAAGCAGGCGCTGACGATGGCGCCTAAATACATCAGCCAGGCCCCCTGCCAGACCCATGTGTTTGAAGGCGATGAGGTTGATCTTAGCCGTTTGCCTGTCCAGACCTGCTGGCCTGGCGATGCAGCGCCTTTAATCACCTGGGGTTTGGTGACCACTAAAGGCCCGCATCAGGCGCGTGAAAACATGGGTATTTATCGTCAGCAGGTCATTGGTAAAAACAAAGTGATCATGCGTTGGCTGTCTCATCGGGGCGGTGCACTGGATTACCAGGCCTGGCAGGCCGCCTATCCGGGGGAGCGTTTTCCCGTGGCCGTAACGCTTGGCGCGGATCCTGCCACCCTGCTTGCGGCGGTGACGCCTGTACCGGATACGTTATCCGAATATGCCTTTGCCGGGTTATTACGTGGGCAGCGTACGCAATTAACACAATGCCTGGGCAGTGATCTGCATGTTCCTGCCAGCGCCGAAATTATTCTTGAAGGGTACATTAATCCCGGAGAAGAAGCGGCTGAAGGACCGTTCGGCGATCACACCGGTTATTACAATGAAGTGGACCATTTTCCCGTGTTGACGGTCGAGCGTATCACCCATCGCCCGGATCCCATTTACCACAGCACCTACACTGGCCGTCCGCCTGATGAGCCGGCCATTTTAGGGGTGGCCTTAAACGAGGTATTTATTCCCCTGTTACAAAAGCAGTTCCCAGAAATAGTCGATTTTTATTTGCCACCGGAGGGTTGTTCCTACCGTCTGGCTGTCGTTACCATCAAAAAGCAATACCCCGGCCATGCCAAACGCATCATGATGGCTGTCTGGTCGTTTTTACGGCAATTCATGTACACTAAATTTGTTATTGTCTGCGATGATGACATTAATGCGCGTCAATGGGAGGATGTGATCTGGGCGATGACCACGCGTGTTGACCCTTCGCGGGATACCGTCCTGTTGGATAATACCCCGATTGATTACCTTGATTTTGCTTCACCGGTATCAGGATTAGGCTCTAAAATGGGTATCGATGCGACCCATAAATGGAAAGGTGAAACCCAGCGCGAATGGGGTAAGGCCATTGAAATGGATGATGAGATTATTCAGCGTGTCGACGGCTATTGGGATTCTCTGGGACTGTCGTTATGA
- the rsmA gene encoding 16S rRNA (adenine(1518)-N(6)/adenine(1519)-N(6))-dimethyltransferase RsmA → MSHRPRKRFGQNFLQDQAVIGRIIDAINPQPADTMVEIGPGLAALTVPLLGRLNQLIAIEIDTDLQQRLLELPKAKDKLQLLGADALSVDFSQWGRHLRVVGNLPYNISTPLLLHLLHQVTFIRDMHFMLQKEVVSRIAAEPGSKAYGRLSIMAQYYCEASFLFDVPPDAFYPKPKVDSAILRLVPYPQSPFEEVDYGVLEKVVALAFGMRRKTLANNLKPVLSADQLQDIGINPVMRPEQVSVREYVRIANAVGNSIKL, encoded by the coding sequence GTGAGTCATCGTCCACGCAAGCGTTTTGGCCAGAATTTTTTACAGGATCAGGCGGTCATTGGCCGTATCATCGATGCCATTAATCCGCAACCGGCCGACACCATGGTCGAAATCGGTCCAGGGCTTGCGGCATTGACTGTGCCGCTTCTGGGTCGACTCAATCAACTCATTGCCATCGAAATTGATACGGATTTGCAGCAAAGGCTCCTGGAGTTGCCTAAAGCGAAAGACAAATTGCAGTTGCTTGGGGCGGATGCCCTGAGCGTGGATTTTTCGCAGTGGGGCAGACACTTGCGTGTGGTTGGCAATTTGCCGTACAACATTTCAACGCCCCTGCTGCTGCATTTGCTGCATCAGGTCACGTTCATCCGGGACATGCACTTTATGCTGCAGAAAGAAGTCGTCAGCCGAATCGCTGCGGAACCGGGTTCAAAAGCCTATGGACGATTAAGTATCATGGCTCAATATTACTGCGAGGCGAGCTTTTTGTTTGACGTGCCGCCCGATGCGTTTTATCCGAAACCCAAGGTGGATTCCGCCATCCTGCGCCTCGTGCCCTACCCGCAATCCCCGTTTGAAGAAGTGGATTATGGCGTACTGGAAAAAGTGGTGGCCCTGGCGTTCGGAATGCGTCGAAAAACGCTGGCTAACAATTTAAAACCGGTACTAAGTGCTGATCAGTTGCAGGACATTGGCATTAACCCTGTCATGCGGCCTGAACAGGTGTCTGTCAGAGAGTATGTCCGCATAGCCAATGCGGTTGGCAATAGTATAAAATTATAA
- a CDS encoding phospholipase A — translation MLPLASGAETNEESPPLKKPTLLEKQVMQQKKTSDSPSLIELYRPNYVLPYYYTNKPYHAIYQNATPNNQEIQNDEFKAQISLKIPIFRHVIKDRPLALNFSYTQLMYWQVYAKSQYFRETNYEPELFLENYFNPYFAAQLGLNHQSNGRGGSLERSWNRAYTQLKWTGNRWLVNLRLWALIDKAESSDLHNPDIAHFLGHDNLVLSHQLPGDWKASLELQNLESGLQRGFVQVTLSYPILQSLSVYGQVFSGYGQSLIEYNHRTTSAGIGIVLNDWVS, via the coding sequence ATGCTTCCTCTAGCAAGCGGGGCTGAAACAAACGAGGAATCACCTCCATTAAAAAAACCAACGCTCCTGGAAAAACAGGTGATGCAGCAGAAAAAAACCAGCGACAGCCCGAGCCTGATCGAACTGTACCGTCCCAACTACGTGTTGCCTTATTATTACACCAACAAACCCTACCACGCCATTTATCAGAACGCGACCCCCAATAATCAGGAAATCCAGAATGATGAATTTAAAGCGCAGATCAGTCTTAAAATTCCCATTTTCCGCCATGTCATCAAAGACAGGCCGTTAGCGCTTAATTTTTCCTACACGCAGCTCATGTATTGGCAGGTGTATGCCAAATCCCAGTATTTTCGTGAAACCAATTACGAACCAGAGTTATTTCTTGAGAATTACTTTAATCCCTATTTTGCTGCTCAACTCGGGCTTAACCATCAATCCAACGGCCGCGGCGGTTCCCTCGAACGCAGTTGGAATCGCGCATACACGCAGCTTAAATGGACGGGCAACCGCTGGCTGGTCAATTTACGACTGTGGGCATTAATCGACAAAGCCGAATCCAGTGATTTGCACAATCCGGATATCGCCCATTTTCTCGGGCATGATAATCTGGTGTTATCGCATCAGTTGCCCGGCGACTGGAAAGCCAGTCTGGAATTGCAGAATCTCGAAAGCGGTTTGCAACGCGGATTCGTGCAGGTGACGTTGTCCTACCCTATTCTGCAATCGCTCTCGGTTTACGGTCAGGTGTTCAGCGGCTATGGGCAAAGTCTGATTGAATACAATCACCGCACCACCAGTGCCGGGATTGGGATTGTTCTTAATGATTGGGTGAGTTAG
- a CDS encoding alpha-L-glutamate ligase-like protein produces the protein MWKLYRHLRERGVLSINQRNCDYVLPYNERKLYPLVDDKLKTKRLAIAAGIAVPELYLTIENEHQIKTIDDLLSPYKDFVVKPAHGAGGDGILVFTDRVFGRYRQINGKLTTSQELSYHLSCLLSGAYSLGGHADYAIIEHRVVVDPVFKEVSYEGIPDIRIITLLGYPAMAMVRLPTRLSGGKANLHQGAIGVGVDLASGKTLGGVFHNDAIDFHPDTLNAIVGIEVPYWDKILEIAASCYELTGLGYLGVDIVLDKEHGPFMLELNARPGLNIQIANREGGLTRYREIEARAALGKESVPARVAFSKSRFGRGN, from the coding sequence ATGTGGAAACTCTATCGTCATTTGCGTGAGCGTGGTGTTTTAAGCATTAATCAACGAAACTGTGATTATGTCTTGCCCTACAATGAACGCAAACTTTATCCGCTGGTGGATGACAAATTAAAAACGAAACGCCTGGCGATTGCAGCCGGCATTGCCGTGCCGGAATTGTATTTGACCATTGAAAATGAACATCAAATCAAGACAATCGATGACTTGCTTTCGCCGTATAAGGATTTTGTGGTCAAACCCGCACATGGCGCAGGCGGCGATGGCATTCTTGTGTTCACCGATCGAGTATTTGGACGCTACCGTCAAATCAATGGCAAGTTAACCACTAGCCAAGAATTAAGTTATCACTTGTCCTGCCTGCTTTCCGGCGCTTACAGCCTGGGCGGCCATGCGGATTATGCCATCATTGAACACCGCGTGGTGGTGGATCCGGTGTTTAAAGAAGTCAGTTACGAAGGCATTCCTGACATCCGTATTATTACCCTTCTGGGTTATCCAGCCATGGCCATGGTCAGGTTGCCCACGCGTTTATCCGGAGGTAAGGCCAACCTGCATCAGGGCGCAATAGGGGTGGGGGTGGATTTAGCCAGCGGTAAGACTTTAGGCGGCGTATTCCACAACGATGCCATTGATTTTCACCCCGATACGCTCAATGCCATTGTCGGCATTGAAGTCCCTTACTGGGATAAAATTCTTGAAATTGCCGCCAGTTGTTATGAATTAACCGGTCTGGGTTATCTGGGCGTGGATATTGTACTTGATAAAGAGCACGGTCCTTTTATGCTGGAACTGAATGCCCGTCCCGGCCTTAATATTCAAATTGCCAATCGCGAAGGGGGCTTAACCCGTTACCGTGAGATTGAAGCACGTGCGGCGTTGGGTAAAGAATCCGTTCCTGCGCGGGTCGCTTTCAGCAAATCGCGATTTGGACGTGGCAATTAA